The following coding sequences are from one Halomonas sp. HAL1 window:
- the rsfS gene encoding ribosome silencing factor produces the protein MHIDTLKTLAVDALEELKARDITQLDVAKLTEVTDLMLIASGTSTRHVAALAQNVVEKAKAAGLGPLGVEGGDNADWVLVDLGDIVVHVMMPEARTLYDLERLWADLPTDSGAIGESLERFQERAGMS, from the coding sequence ATGCACATCGATACATTGAAAACTCTAGCGGTTGACGCGCTAGAAGAACTGAAAGCACGCGACATTACGCAGTTAGATGTTGCTAAATTAACCGAGGTCACCGACCTCATGTTGATTGCCAGTGGTACGTCGACCCGTCACGTCGCTGCTCTGGCGCAAAACGTAGTGGAAAAAGCCAAGGCTGCAGGACTTGGCCCTTTGGGCGTGGAAGGTGGTGATAACGCCGACTGGGTGCTGGTCGACCTGGGTGACATTGTGGTTCACGTCATGATGCCTGAGGCGCGCACGCTCTATGATTTGGAGCGGCTATGGGCCGATCTGCCGACGGATTCGGGCGCGATTGGTGAGTCGCTTGAGCGCTTTCAAGAGCGAGCCGGCATGTCATGA
- the nadD gene encoding nicotinate-nucleotide adenylyltransferase — MSLKFQRIGMLGGTFDPIHLGHLRSAVELHEALSLDQLHMIPAQQPPLRDQPQVSARQRLALLKAGIGDTPGLLADDRELMRDGPSYSTDTLVELRAEYGEHARLVMAIGFDAFLRLTQWHQPARIFEFAHLVVIARPGYGDPLPAPLMELVEHRVVDSVEELMQRSCGGFLSLELPSLMAISATYIRKRLEAGKSVRYLVPPPVEQAIAHYGLYQQCE, encoded by the coding sequence GTGAGTCTAAAGTTTCAGCGTATCGGAATGTTGGGGGGCACTTTTGACCCCATTCACTTGGGGCATTTACGCAGTGCTGTGGAGTTGCATGAGGCGCTGTCGCTTGATCAGCTACATATGATACCTGCTCAGCAGCCCCCTTTGCGGGATCAGCCCCAGGTGTCAGCGCGGCAACGGTTGGCGCTCTTAAAGGCAGGTATCGGTGACACGCCTGGCTTGTTGGCTGATGATCGCGAGCTGATGCGTGACGGCCCCTCCTACAGCACCGATACGCTTGTCGAGCTGCGTGCGGAGTATGGTGAGCATGCGCGCTTGGTCATGGCGATTGGTTTCGATGCTTTTTTGCGGCTTACACAATGGCATCAACCGGCGCGCATATTTGAGTTTGCCCATTTGGTGGTTATTGCTCGTCCAGGCTATGGCGATCCATTGCCAGCACCATTAATGGAACTGGTAGAGCATCGGGTAGTCGATAGCGTAGAGGAATTAATGCAGCGGTCATGTGGGGGCTTTTTGTCGCTTGAATTGCCATCGTTAATGGCCATTTCAGCGACCTATATTCGAAAGCGGCTAGAAGCGGGTAAAAGCGTGCGCTATTTGGTGCCGCCCCCCGTTGAACAGGCTATTGCGCACTACGGACTTTACCAGCAGTGTGAATAG